A single genomic interval of Halalkalibaculum roseum harbors:
- a CDS encoding acyl-CoA dehydrogenase family protein, which yields MEFNQFIDQYKKKLNSLFNIEEDIDELSLDRGISGHLFDEIMSCKPLSVFIPEEYGGRGAKTHEALAMLEASSYESLPLSLMMGINGALFLQPVANYGEDQIKKDIFKRFLNDNAMGGLMITEPDFGSDALRMETSFTKTDGEYHVQGTKHWAGLTGMADYWLITARKENKDGSLSRDIAFFVHDSRNGGIEVEEFFKNLGLYMLPYGRNKIDITIPEDYKLKPKSIGIKMMLDILHRSRLQFPGMGMGFLKRMLDEAHKHCKERFVGGQSLFNYDQVKKRIGRLQSSFTICSAMCSFTSENVPLSKDTSSFDVAANTIKTMTTDLMQNASQSLLQLTGAKGYRLDHIAGRSIIDSRPFQIFEGSNDILYQQISESVIKLMKKLKLNNLYDFLSDYKYTKHASDHLKETLNMEIDLKMTQDKLVELGRVLSRLISLEFTIRLGEKGFNRELVANTIETLKGDVQRMMSSFSYANDAVVVENYEESSDWHQAFSPSYVKA from the coding sequence ATGGAATTCAATCAATTTATTGATCAGTACAAGAAAAAACTCAATAGTCTCTTCAACATTGAAGAGGATATTGATGAACTGAGCCTGGATAGAGGTATATCCGGACATCTTTTTGATGAGATTATGAGTTGCAAGCCGCTCTCTGTATTCATCCCGGAAGAATATGGGGGAAGAGGAGCGAAAACCCACGAAGCGCTGGCTATGCTTGAAGCTTCATCCTATGAGTCACTGCCGCTTTCGTTAATGATGGGCATCAACGGTGCATTATTCTTGCAGCCGGTTGCCAACTATGGTGAAGATCAGATCAAAAAAGACATTTTTAAACGATTTCTTAATGATAATGCCATGGGCGGACTCATGATAACCGAACCCGATTTTGGCTCGGATGCATTGCGTATGGAGACATCCTTTACTAAAACTGACGGTGAATACCACGTTCAGGGTACCAAGCACTGGGCCGGGCTTACCGGTATGGCTGACTACTGGCTCATAACGGCACGAAAAGAGAATAAGGATGGATCCCTGAGCCGCGACATTGCCTTCTTTGTTCATGATAGTCGGAATGGCGGTATAGAGGTCGAAGAGTTTTTCAAAAACTTGGGACTCTACATGCTTCCCTACGGTCGTAATAAAATAGATATTACCATTCCTGAAGACTACAAATTGAAGCCGAAGTCCATAGGAATCAAGATGATGCTTGATATCCTTCACAGAAGCCGACTTCAATTCCCGGGTATGGGCATGGGCTTCCTGAAACGAATGCTGGATGAAGCACACAAGCACTGCAAGGAACGTTTTGTTGGCGGACAAAGCCTCTTTAACTATGACCAGGTGAAAAAGCGAATCGGACGCCTGCAGTCTTCGTTTACTATCTGTTCGGCAATGTGCAGTTTTACCAGCGAGAACGTACCGCTCAGTAAGGATACGTCTTCTTTTGATGTAGCAGCGAATACTATCAAGACGATGACTACCGACTTGATGCAGAATGCCTCACAATCGTTGTTGCAGCTGACTGGGGCCAAAGGTTATCGACTTGATCATATCGCCGGTAGATCTATTATCGACAGCCGACCGTTTCAGATTTTTGAGGGATCTAACGATATACTATATCAGCAGATTTCCGAATCTGTAATTAAGCTGATGAAGAAGCTGAAGCTCAATAACCTGTATGATTTTCTAAGTGACTACAAATACACGAAGCATGCTTCCGATCATTTGAAAGAGACACTTAATATGGAGATTGATTTAAAGATGACCCAGGATAAGCTGGTTGAGCTTGGACGTGTATTAAGTAGGCTCATTTCTCTTGAATTTACCATTCGTCTCGGGGAAAAAGGATTCAACCGGGAACTGGTTGCCAATACCATTGAAACGCTTAAAGGGGATGTTCAAAGGATGATGTCTTCCTTCAGTTATGCCAATGACGCTGTCGTTGTTGAGAACTATGAGGAGAGCAGTGATTGGCATCAGGCCTTCAGTCCCTCTTACGTTAAGGCTTAA
- a CDS encoding SIR2 family NAD-dependent protein deacylase, with the protein MKKVVVLTGAGMSADSGLKTFRESGGLWEGHDVGKVATPQAWRKDPEKVLKFYNARRQQAHKAEPNEGHKALARLEEKFDVTIITQNVDSLHERAGSSDVLHLHGQLSKARSSEDASLIYDIGGDPIELGDTADDGAQLRPHVVWFGEGVPNMEKAVQIVPLAEILIVIGTSLVVYPAASLTDYARSSIPKFIIDPNKPELYDDSDWEHFEERAAVGTPKLVDQLIQNHANS; encoded by the coding sequence ATGAAAAAAGTTGTGGTCCTTACAGGTGCCGGGATGAGTGCCGACAGTGGGCTGAAAACATTTCGTGAATCCGGCGGATTATGGGAAGGACATGATGTCGGCAAGGTAGCTACTCCTCAAGCATGGCGGAAGGATCCTGAGAAGGTTCTCAAATTCTATAATGCAAGGAGACAACAAGCTCATAAAGCCGAGCCCAACGAAGGTCATAAGGCGCTTGCCCGGTTGGAAGAAAAATTCGATGTGACCATTATTACACAAAATGTAGACAGCCTGCACGAACGCGCAGGTTCCTCTGATGTATTACACCTGCATGGTCAATTATCGAAAGCTAGAAGCAGCGAGGATGCATCACTAATTTACGATATTGGCGGTGACCCGATTGAACTGGGAGACACAGCAGATGACGGAGCTCAACTTCGGCCACATGTAGTTTGGTTTGGCGAGGGTGTGCCCAATATGGAGAAGGCGGTACAGATAGTTCCTCTGGCAGAAATACTTATAGTAATCGGAACCTCTTTGGTGGTATATCCCGCCGCAAGTCTCACAGATTATGCACGATCCTCAATTCCCAAATTTATTATAGATCCTAATAAACCGGAGCTGTATGATGATTCGGACTGGGAACATTTCGAAGAGCGGGCTGCTGTAGGCACTCCGAAACTTGTAGATCAATTGATACAGAATCACGCTAATAGTTAA
- a CDS encoding SGNH/GDSL hydrolase family protein: MTDYKASKDEKEVLEKYLLQFLNLEKRFPLLPGIENKEAMAHLMGLEKDEFLKLRDRFKTNAKEAALELLKEDEVSDWLDDLPFENDDTIVALGDSITDDLQGWFSIFEHLLNITVPEADFTFVNSGVSYDTSTDALKRLNRDLVAHEPDWVIVALGTFDAQKLHVEPNRPLVSLADYWENTKTIEEVVKQETDNPIVWITPPPVITEMLQKIRLFDFDIFEEDLQNIREILTGKQGYIVDPMGTRMSEDDDVEAWNYLSDGLHPSLSGHVNTVRELIRHLTQTKEVEGSSLEKPEDFDEEAELD; the protein is encoded by the coding sequence ATGACAGATTACAAAGCTAGCAAAGACGAAAAAGAAGTTCTCGAAAAGTATTTATTGCAATTCCTGAATCTTGAAAAGCGTTTTCCTCTGCTTCCCGGTATTGAAAACAAGGAAGCTATGGCTCATCTGATGGGTCTGGAGAAAGATGAGTTTCTGAAATTGCGTGATCGTTTCAAAACGAATGCCAAAGAAGCTGCCCTAGAGCTGCTCAAAGAAGACGAAGTGAGCGATTGGCTGGATGATCTCCCCTTTGAAAATGATGACACCATTGTAGCTCTGGGTGACTCTATCACCGATGACCTTCAGGGATGGTTCAGCATATTTGAGCATCTACTCAATATTACGGTGCCGGAAGCCGATTTTACCTTTGTCAATTCCGGGGTCTCCTATGACACCTCAACAGATGCCTTGAAGAGACTGAATCGTGATCTGGTGGCGCATGAGCCTGATTGGGTGATCGTAGCTCTCGGTACATTTGATGCCCAGAAACTGCACGTCGAACCCAACCGTCCGCTGGTATCTCTTGCGGATTACTGGGAGAATACGAAGACCATTGAAGAAGTGGTCAAGCAGGAAACGGATAACCCGATAGTTTGGATTACGCCTCCTCCGGTTATCACAGAAATGCTGCAGAAAATACGCCTCTTTGATTTCGATATTTTTGAGGAAGACCTGCAGAATATCCGTGAGATCCTAACAGGAAAGCAGGGGTATATCGTTGATCCGATGGGTACGCGGATGAGTGAAGATGATGATGTGGAAGCCTGGAATTACCTGAGCGACGGATTGCATCCCTCATTATCCGGTCATGTAAATACGGTTAGAGAACTCATCAGGCACCTGACCCAAACCAAGGAGGTTGAGGGATCAAGCCTGGAAAAGCCGGAAGATTTTGACGAGGAAGCGGAACTGGATTAA
- a CDS encoding SDR family NAD(P)-dependent oxidoreductase — protein MNKTAIVTGASRGIGYQTSLALAEKGHNVIASARSKEDLVQLAEHYPDLIRAFPADLTSEEDIEQLTEAVTNTYGSVDILVNNAGALINKSFEKLTKDDWLKMINVNLLTAVDLTRSLLSCFNEHAHIVNISSMGGYQGSDKFPGLSAYSAAKGALSILSECLSVELNDRNIRSNTLCLGAVQTEMLEDAFPGFNAPVSAEEMGTYIADFALAGSKFYNGQVLPVTLGNPE, from the coding sequence ATGAACAAAACGGCAATAGTAACAGGTGCAAGTCGAGGGATAGGCTACCAAACTTCTTTGGCACTTGCTGAAAAGGGTCATAATGTAATCGCCTCAGCAAGATCCAAAGAAGACCTGGTGCAACTTGCGGAACATTACCCTGACCTTATCAGGGCTTTTCCTGCCGACCTCACTTCAGAAGAGGATATTGAGCAGCTTACCGAAGCGGTTACCAACACTTATGGTAGTGTTGACATCCTTGTTAATAACGCCGGTGCCCTCATTAATAAATCCTTTGAAAAACTCACGAAGGATGATTGGTTGAAAATGATCAATGTAAATCTTCTTACGGCGGTAGATCTTACCCGTAGCTTGCTCTCCTGTTTCAATGAACATGCCCATATCGTAAATATTAGCAGTATGGGCGGCTATCAAGGAAGTGACAAGTTTCCCGGTCTTTCTGCTTATAGTGCTGCCAAGGGTGCCTTAAGTATTTTAAGTGAATGCCTGAGTGTTGAGTTAAATGATAGGAATATCAGATCTAACACCTTGTGCCTTGGAGCAGTACAAACAGAAATGCTGGAAGACGCTTTTCCCGGTTTTAATGCCCCTGTGTCTGCAGAAGAGATGGGGACCTATATTGCCGATTTCGCTCTTGCCGGTTCCAAATTTTATAATGGACAAGTACTGCCTGTAACACTTGGCAACCCTGAGTGA